A region of Myxococcus stipitatus DSM 14675 DNA encodes the following proteins:
- the guaA gene encoding glutamine-hydrolyzing GMP synthase — MDLHAEKILILDFGSQYTQLIARRVRELGVYCEIHRPDLPAADIRRFAPRGIILSGGPASVEAEGSPRCDPFVFDAGVPVLGICYGLQLISKLLGGRIDRGAHREFGNAEVEVLAARGPFSEFRPGDRVQVWMSHGDRVEELPPGFEAIGRSGNSPFAAAAHQSKPFYGFQFHPEVVHTPQGKAMLRAFLFNDCKVTGSWTMKGFIDEAVATIRRQVGEQGRVICALSGGVDSSVAALLLHRAIGPRLQCIFVDNGVLRQGERAQVEALFVDRFHVPLKTVDARARFLEKLAGVTDPEKKRKIIGREFIAVFEEASRDIQDAEFLAQGTLYPDVIESVSYKGPSVTIKSHHNVGGLPEQMKLKLVEPLRELFKDEVRALGRELGLPEEMVSRQPFPGPGLAIRVLGEVTEARLDLVRRADAIVQEEIRAAGLYKELWQAFAVLLPVQSVGVMGDERTYESTCVLRAVTSVDGMTADWARLPYPVLERISTRITNEVRGINRVAYDVSSKPPATIEWE; from the coding sequence GTGGACCTGCACGCCGAGAAGATTCTGATCCTCGATTTCGGGAGTCAGTACACCCAGCTCATCGCCCGTCGCGTGCGCGAACTGGGCGTTTACTGTGAAATCCACCGCCCGGACCTCCCGGCGGCGGACATCCGACGCTTCGCCCCTCGGGGCATCATTCTTTCGGGAGGCCCGGCATCCGTGGAGGCCGAGGGCTCTCCGCGCTGCGACCCCTTCGTCTTCGACGCGGGCGTCCCCGTGCTGGGCATCTGCTACGGCCTCCAGCTCATCTCCAAGCTGCTGGGCGGCCGCATCGACCGCGGCGCCCACCGGGAGTTCGGCAACGCGGAGGTGGAGGTGCTCGCGGCTCGTGGCCCCTTCTCCGAGTTCCGTCCGGGAGACCGGGTCCAGGTGTGGATGAGCCACGGAGACCGCGTGGAGGAGCTCCCCCCGGGCTTCGAGGCCATTGGCCGCAGCGGCAACTCGCCCTTCGCGGCGGCCGCGCACCAGTCGAAGCCGTTCTACGGCTTCCAGTTCCACCCCGAGGTGGTGCACACGCCCCAGGGCAAGGCCATGCTGCGCGCCTTCCTCTTCAACGACTGCAAGGTGACCGGGTCGTGGACGATGAAGGGCTTCATCGACGAGGCGGTGGCCACCATCCGCCGCCAGGTGGGTGAGCAGGGCCGGGTCATCTGCGCCCTGTCCGGCGGCGTGGACAGCTCCGTGGCCGCGCTGTTGCTCCACCGGGCCATCGGCCCCCGGCTCCAGTGCATCTTCGTGGACAACGGCGTGCTGCGGCAGGGCGAGCGCGCTCAGGTGGAGGCGCTCTTCGTGGACCGCTTCCACGTCCCGCTGAAGACGGTGGATGCGCGGGCCCGCTTCCTGGAGAAGCTGGCCGGAGTCACGGACCCGGAGAAGAAGCGGAAGATCATCGGCCGAGAGTTCATCGCCGTGTTCGAGGAGGCCTCGCGCGACATCCAGGACGCGGAGTTCCTGGCCCAGGGCACGCTGTACCCGGACGTCATCGAGTCCGTCTCGTACAAGGGCCCGTCCGTCACCATCAAGAGCCACCACAACGTGGGCGGCCTGCCCGAGCAGATGAAGCTCAAGCTGGTGGAGCCCCTGCGCGAGCTGTTCAAGGACGAGGTCCGCGCCCTGGGCCGCGAGCTGGGCCTGCCCGAGGAGATGGTGTCCCGGCAGCCCTTCCCGGGCCCGGGCCTGGCCATCCGCGTGCTGGGGGAAGTCACCGAGGCGCGGCTGGACCTGGTGCGGCGCGCCGACGCCATCGTCCAGGAGGAGATTCGCGCCGCGGGGCTCTACAAGGAGCTGTGGCAGGCGTTCGCGGTGCTGCTGCCGGTGCAGAGCGTGGGCGTCATGGGCGACGAGCGCACCTACGAGTCCACCTGCGTGCTTCGCGCCGTCACCAGCGTGGACGGCATGACGGCGGACTGGGCCCGGCTGCCGTACCCCGTGCTGGAGCGCATCTCCACGCGTATCACCAACGAGGTGCGCGGCATCAACCGCGTCGCCTACGACGTGTCGTCCAAGCCTCCCGCCACCATCGAGTGGGAGTGA
- a CDS encoding GrpB family protein, producing the protein MPPPIRVELSPHDPRWADEARTEALALANALGPDLLRVVHHVGSTAVPGIRAKPILDLLPVVTRLEALDGRRSALEALGYEWWGELGLPGRRYCTKTDARTGRRVIQLHCYGEGSAEVVRHLAFRDYLRQHPAVAAAYDQEKARCRSLHPENSHDYSDCKNAWIQSAEAEALAWYRRKSEG; encoded by the coding sequence ATGCCACCGCCCATCCGGGTGGAGCTGTCTCCCCATGACCCTCGCTGGGCGGACGAAGCCAGGACCGAAGCCCTGGCTCTCGCGAACGCCCTGGGTCCGGACCTGTTGCGAGTCGTCCACCACGTGGGCTCGACCGCCGTTCCGGGCATCCGCGCCAAGCCCATCCTGGATCTGCTGCCCGTGGTGACGCGCCTGGAGGCGCTCGACGGGCGGAGGTCCGCGCTCGAGGCCCTAGGCTACGAGTGGTGGGGGGAGCTGGGCCTGCCAGGGCGCCGCTACTGCACGAAGACCGATGCGCGGACGGGGCGCAGGGTCATCCAGCTCCACTGCTACGGGGAGGGTTCGGCGGAGGTCGTCCGGCACCTGGCGTTCCGGGACTACCTCCGGCAACACCCGGCGGTGGCCGCCGCCTATGACCAGGAGAAGGCCCGGTGCCGGAGCCTGCACCCGGAGAACTCCCACGACTACAGCGACTGCAAGAACGCGTGGATCCAGTCCGCCGAAGCAGAGGCGCTGGCCTGGTACCGGCGAAAGTCCGAGGGGTAG
- a CDS encoding S46 family peptidase: MKRLFLIATLVGAAPALADEGMWTYNNFPSAKVKEKYGFDPSQEWLDKVRLSSARMAGGCSASFVSPNGLVMTNHHCARGCIEQLSGSKKDYIANGFYAKSAAEETQCPAMELNQLVQLTDVTATLNKATQGLTGKAYSDALKAKMSELEQTCSAGDAKVRCDVVTLYQGGQYNLYKYRRFQDVRLVMAPEHAIAFFGGDPDNFEFPRYDLDVTFLRVYEDGKPATTDHYFKWSEKSVKEGDLTFISGHPGRTSRKLTIAELEYQRDVAMPKQLFMMSELRGMVTEFQKRGPEQKRISNNLLFGIENGLKAVKGRLEALQDKTFFAQKVAAEQELRKKVESNPEMKKKYGAAWDEIAKAEAQFVHVRKDLAYMEGGSGLSSSLFSIAKTLVRASEELPKENGLRLREYNQAGLPALQASLFSQAPIYPELEILRLSFGLTKMREELGSNHPFVKKVLGKESPDKLAARLVKGSKLCVLKDVKGSKVCDVSVRKSLFDGGKAAIAASKDPMIQLALLVDGDARAIRKNVEENIDAVIKKNSELVAQAKFDTYGTNQYPDATFTLRLSYGSVKGYMEDGKPVAPITQMSGTFAHATGEDPFALPPSWLKSEKHIDGATAMNMVTTNDIIGGNSGSPVINKDAEIVGLVFDGNIQSLGGEYGFDESSNRAVSVHSDAIIESLKKVYGATRVLEELRPGSTKVPAAKANPAG, translated from the coding sequence ATGAAACGGTTGTTCCTGATTGCCACCCTCGTTGGTGCGGCGCCCGCGCTCGCCGACGAAGGCATGTGGACGTACAACAACTTCCCGTCCGCGAAGGTGAAGGAGAAATACGGCTTCGACCCGTCGCAGGAGTGGCTCGACAAGGTGCGGCTGTCCTCGGCGCGGATGGCGGGCGGCTGTTCGGCCAGCTTCGTGTCCCCCAACGGCCTGGTGATGACGAATCACCACTGCGCCCGTGGCTGCATCGAGCAGCTCTCCGGGTCCAAGAAGGACTACATCGCCAACGGCTTCTACGCGAAGAGCGCCGCCGAGGAGACGCAGTGCCCGGCGATGGAGCTCAACCAGCTGGTGCAGCTGACCGACGTCACCGCGACGCTGAACAAGGCGACCCAGGGGCTGACCGGCAAGGCGTACAGCGACGCGCTCAAGGCGAAGATGTCGGAGCTCGAGCAGACCTGCTCGGCCGGCGACGCCAAGGTGCGCTGTGACGTCGTCACCCTGTACCAGGGCGGCCAGTACAACCTCTACAAGTACCGCCGCTTCCAGGACGTCCGCCTGGTCATGGCGCCCGAGCACGCCATCGCGTTCTTCGGCGGCGACCCGGACAACTTCGAGTTCCCCCGGTACGACCTGGACGTGACGTTCCTGCGCGTCTACGAGGACGGCAAGCCGGCGACGACGGACCACTACTTCAAGTGGTCCGAGAAGAGCGTGAAGGAAGGCGACCTCACCTTCATCTCCGGCCACCCCGGCCGCACCTCGCGCAAGCTGACCATCGCGGAGCTGGAGTACCAGCGCGACGTGGCGATGCCCAAGCAGCTCTTCATGATGTCCGAGCTGCGCGGCATGGTGACCGAGTTCCAGAAGCGTGGTCCCGAGCAGAAGCGCATCTCCAACAACCTGCTCTTCGGCATCGAGAACGGCCTGAAGGCGGTCAAGGGCCGGCTCGAGGCGCTCCAGGACAAGACGTTCTTCGCCCAGAAGGTCGCGGCCGAGCAGGAGCTGCGCAAGAAGGTCGAGTCCAACCCGGAGATGAAGAAGAAGTACGGCGCGGCGTGGGATGAGATCGCCAAGGCCGAGGCCCAGTTCGTCCACGTCCGCAAGGACCTGGCCTACATGGAGGGCGGCAGCGGCCTGTCCTCCAGCCTGTTCAGCATCGCCAAGACGCTGGTCCGCGCCTCCGAGGAACTCCCCAAGGAGAACGGCCTGCGCCTGCGTGAGTACAACCAGGCGGGCCTTCCCGCCCTCCAGGCCAGCCTGTTCAGCCAGGCGCCCATCTACCCGGAGCTGGAGATTCTCCGCCTGAGCTTCGGCCTGACGAAGATGCGCGAGGAGCTGGGCTCCAACCACCCGTTCGTCAAGAAGGTGCTGGGCAAGGAGTCCCCCGACAAGCTGGCGGCCCGCCTGGTGAAGGGCTCCAAGCTGTGCGTGCTGAAGGACGTGAAGGGCTCCAAGGTGTGTGACGTGTCCGTCCGCAAGAGCCTGTTCGACGGCGGCAAGGCGGCCATCGCGGCCTCCAAGGACCCGATGATCCAGCTGGCGCTGCTGGTGGACGGCGATGCCCGCGCCATCCGCAAGAACGTCGAGGAGAACATCGACGCGGTCATCAAGAAGAACTCGGAGCTGGTGGCCCAGGCCAAGTTCGACACCTACGGCACCAACCAGTACCCGGATGCGACGTTCACCCTGCGCCTGTCCTACGGCTCGGTGAAGGGCTACATGGAGGACGGCAAGCCGGTGGCGCCCATCACCCAGATGTCGGGCACGTTCGCGCACGCCACGGGCGAGGACCCCTTCGCGCTGCCCCCGTCCTGGCTGAAGTCCGAGAAGCACATCGACGGAGCCACGGCCATGAACATGGTCACCACCAACGACATCATCGGTGGCAACTCCGGCTCCCCGGTCATCAACAAGGACGCGGAGATTGTCGGCCTGGTGTTCGACGGCAACATCCAGTCGCTGGGCGGCGAGTACGGCTTCGACGAGTCCTCGAACCGCGCGGTGTCCGTGCACAGCGACGCCATCATCGAGTCGCTGAAGAAGGTCTACGGCGCCACCCGCGTCCTCGAGGAGCTGCGCCCTGGCAGCACCAAGGTGCCCGCGGCGAAGGCCAACCCGGCCGGGTGA
- a CDS encoding helicase HerA domain-containing protein, with amino-acid sequence MAKCSSCARQVSEDVPLYTGPWVPDAYERFAVLGMTGSGKSYLLKQWVEYLMGRRQAVVVIDVADEYSRLGNPRPSKPGFKLGPLTQRMTIPAFRAALRHDKTFLLRADLALSLVPTPGLLGPDLAAEIKAVLPALRARGNLCLFVEELAVWGRFAELELLDIAATWAKEGVAAWFVSQYATGIPAPVRGQVSSCISGEQFKASDRDYLTRDFGRAFAHSLHPCPPRTFRIAFTRSQYADEHHQRAKERRK; translated from the coding sequence ATGGCGAAGTGCTCCTCATGCGCTCGCCAGGTCTCCGAGGACGTGCCCCTCTACACGGGCCCCTGGGTGCCCGACGCCTACGAGCGATTCGCCGTGTTGGGGATGACGGGCTCGGGGAAGTCATACCTGCTCAAGCAGTGGGTGGAGTACCTCATGGGGCGGCGGCAGGCAGTCGTCGTCATCGACGTGGCCGACGAGTACAGCCGTCTGGGCAATCCCCGTCCGAGCAAGCCCGGCTTCAAACTCGGACCGCTGACGCAGCGGATGACGATTCCCGCGTTCCGCGCGGCGCTGCGCCACGACAAGACGTTCCTGCTCCGTGCTGACCTCGCACTCTCCCTCGTGCCGACGCCAGGACTCCTCGGGCCGGACCTCGCCGCCGAAATCAAGGCCGTGCTGCCGGCGCTCCGCGCGCGCGGCAACCTCTGCTTGTTCGTGGAGGAGCTGGCCGTCTGGGGCCGGTTTGCGGAGCTCGAGCTGCTCGACATCGCGGCGACGTGGGCGAAAGAGGGCGTCGCGGCGTGGTTCGTCAGCCAGTACGCCACCGGCATTCCGGCGCCCGTGCGCGGCCAGGTCTCCTCGTGCATCTCCGGCGAGCAATTCAAAGCGAGCGACAGGGACTACCTCACCCGCGACTTCGGGCGCGCATTCGCCCACTCGCTGCACCCCTGTCCGCCGCGGACGTTCCGCATTGCGTTCACGCGGTCGCAGTACGCGGACGAACACCACCAACGCGCAAAGGAGCGACGCAAATGA
- a CDS encoding glycoside hydrolase family 19 protein, whose amino-acid sequence MTAKLPIALALGVAAVGATALAVARRKPDLLSLAELAELTPRLDAQTRRKYLPLLNAALHEWSINTPNRIAHALGQWLHESWQLTTMVEIGPDVQRYASNPHLGNGGDAAKAASYIGRGPTQLTGLANYTRAGKALGVDLVNVPELAADPRVGFRAAGWYFREGNGDLAPLADRGTTSADILAITKRINGGTNGLLDRERYTHQVAALLARRRSKT is encoded by the coding sequence GTGACTGCCAAACTCCCCATTGCTCTCGCCCTCGGCGTCGCGGCTGTCGGTGCCACCGCCCTCGCCGTGGCGAGGCGTAAGCCCGACCTCCTCTCCCTCGCGGAGCTGGCCGAGCTGACGCCTCGCCTCGATGCGCAGACGCGCCGCAAGTACCTGCCTCTCCTCAACGCCGCGCTGCACGAGTGGTCCATCAACACGCCCAACCGCATCGCCCACGCATTGGGCCAGTGGCTCCACGAGTCCTGGCAGTTGACCACCATGGTGGAGATTGGCCCCGACGTGCAGCGCTACGCCTCCAATCCCCACCTTGGCAACGGCGGCGACGCGGCCAAGGCCGCCTCGTACATCGGCCGCGGGCCCACTCAGTTGACGGGCCTCGCCAACTACACCCGCGCCGGCAAGGCCTTGGGCGTGGACCTCGTCAACGTCCCGGAGCTGGCCGCGGACCCCCGCGTCGGCTTCAGGGCCGCGGGCTGGTACTTCCGCGAGGGCAACGGCGACCTCGCTCCTCTCGCGGACAGAGGCACCACCTCCGCGGACATCCTCGCAATCACCAAGCGAATCAACGGCGGCACCAACGGCCTGTTGGACCGCGAGCGCTACACCCACCAGGTGGCGGCGCTGCTCGCTCGCAGACGGAGCAAGACTTGA
- a CDS encoding SMI1/KNR4 family protein: MPTSPLQELLDEVIASHFPNAPATPEQIAAFEARAGWRLDDELRAFYLRCDGATLFDPRPDEKFRILSLDEIQPARVAKHRPDDESGGAASWWTLVYLQDSDYNLLDVARPAPYPILDAFHESYPLDVVEIAPSFGEWLERTLRSNNQLWWLQKD; encoded by the coding sequence ATGCCGACTAGCCCCCTGCAAGAGCTGCTCGACGAGGTCATCGCGAGTCACTTCCCCAACGCGCCTGCGACGCCCGAGCAAATCGCAGCGTTTGAGGCGCGCGCAGGTTGGCGACTGGATGACGAGCTTCGCGCGTTCTACCTGCGCTGCGATGGGGCAACCCTCTTCGACCCTCGCCCCGACGAAAAGTTCCGCATCCTCTCCCTCGACGAAATTCAGCCGGCCCGCGTGGCGAAGCACCGGCCTGACGACGAATCAGGCGGCGCCGCATCCTGGTGGACGCTCGTCTACCTCCAGGACTCTGATTACAACCTCCTCGACGTAGCGCGCCCCGCGCCGTACCCCATCCTCGACGCCTTCCACGAGTCGTATCCGCTGGATGTCGTCGAGATTGCCCCGTCGTTTGGCGAGTGGCTGGAGCGCACGTTGCGGAGCAACAACCAACTCTGGTGGCTGCAAAAAGACTAG
- a CDS encoding DUF3014 domain-containing protein, whose amino-acid sequence MSDPTPTDPTPNLEEAPKSGSTGKLVAMGLVVAAAAGGAAYLGLRSGPEMPPAVVEAPKAEDAGAPVAPAAPEESLPESDGRVRELASRMSEAEELSKWLQEKDLVRRVTAAVNNVAAGDSPRMVLGFLRPAEAFQVVEAQDKTLTIDPKSHARYDLVARVVDTFDAQVAGSMYRDLKPLIDQAHREIAPPGQAFDSTFSRAIHHLLAVPVPEGALEVRPHGGFYVYVSPELEGLSAAQKHLLRMGPQNIRLIQAKLRELQQALGLPPVAERE is encoded by the coding sequence ATGAGCGACCCGACTCCGACGGACCCGACGCCGAACCTCGAGGAGGCTCCCAAGAGCGGCTCGACGGGAAAGCTCGTCGCGATGGGCCTGGTGGTCGCGGCGGCGGCTGGAGGGGCTGCGTACCTGGGCTTGCGGAGCGGGCCCGAGATGCCTCCCGCGGTCGTAGAGGCTCCGAAGGCCGAGGATGCAGGTGCTCCCGTGGCGCCCGCCGCGCCCGAGGAGTCCTTGCCGGAGAGCGATGGCCGGGTCCGGGAGCTGGCGAGCCGGATGTCCGAGGCCGAGGAGCTCTCGAAGTGGCTTCAGGAGAAGGACCTGGTCCGCCGTGTGACGGCGGCCGTGAACAACGTCGCGGCCGGAGACAGTCCGCGGATGGTGCTCGGGTTCCTGCGGCCGGCCGAGGCCTTCCAGGTGGTCGAGGCGCAGGACAAGACGCTGACCATCGACCCGAAGAGCCATGCCCGGTACGACCTGGTGGCGCGGGTGGTCGATACGTTCGACGCGCAGGTCGCTGGCAGCATGTACCGCGATCTCAAGCCGCTCATCGACCAGGCGCATCGGGAGATCGCGCCCCCTGGGCAGGCATTCGATTCGACCTTCAGCCGCGCCATCCATCACTTGCTGGCGGTCCCGGTGCCGGAGGGCGCATTGGAGGTCCGGCCCCACGGAGGCTTCTACGTCTACGTGTCGCCGGAGCTCGAGGGCCTGAGCGCCGCACAGAAGCATCTGCTGCGCATGGGGCCGCAGAACATCCGGCTCATCCAGGCGAAGCTGCGTGAGCTCCAGCAGGCGCTCGGACTGCCGCCGGTGGCGGAGCGCGAATAG